Genomic segment of Polycladomyces abyssicola:
AGGGACTGTATATTGCCCTTGGAACATCGCGATGCCAGGGGGGACGGTTTTCATCGCCTCATCCGTATTGATGGTCAACGCAAAGAAAAATTCGTTCCACGCTGCGATGAATACTAAGATGGCCGTGGTAAACGTGCCCGGTACTGCCAGCGGCACGATCACCTTGCGAAAGGTTTGCAACACGGTTGCCCCGTCCACTTTGGCCGCTTCCTCCAAATCGTGAGGAATCTTTTGAAAGAAGGTCGTCAGGTTCCAGACGGCCAACGGCAAGGCAAACGTGGTGTAGGGAATGATCAGACCCAAATAACTGTTGGTCAGTTTCACCGATTGCATAAACAGAAAGATCGGCGAAATGGTGGCGATTTGCGGAAACATCGAAACCGCCAGCACCAATCCGAGAACCACCGTTTTCCCTCTGAAATGAAGACGGGCAATCGCATAGGCGGCGAAAGAAGCGATCACGATGCAGTACACTGTCGTCAGTGATGCCACCACAAAGCTGTTCCACAAATATAGATGGAACGGCCGTTGTGTAAACACGCGCTTGTAGTTTTCCAAAGTGGGATGATCGATGATGGGTCGAAACGCATGATCGCCAAATAGTTCACCCGGCGGCTTGAGGGATGTGATCAACTGCCATAGAAACGGAAACAAGATGATGAACAAAAACCCGGCGATCATCAGGTAAAACAGAAACCCCGGTTTCTGCTGCATCTCAGTCACACTCCTTATTTACTCCGGCCGCTGGGGACCAAATCGGTTCCCAACACTTTGACGAATACCATGCTGATGACGGCCACACACAGGAAGACGATCACGGACAACGCCGAACCCGCCCCGAAGTTCATCTGGGCGAACATCGTTTTGTAGGCGTAGATCGAAATCGTTTCCGTCGCATTACCGGGTCCCCCTCCCGTCAACACATACACCAAGTCAAAGATCCGGAATGCATCCAATGTCCGGAACAACAACGCCACTAAGATGGTCGGCTTCAACAACGGGAGCGTGATCTTCACAAACTTTTGAAACCTGCTGGCACCGTCCACTTCCGCCGCTTCATACAACGATTGCGGAATGGTTTGCAAACCGGCCAGCAGCAGCAACGCCATGAACGGGGTGGTTTTCCATACATCGGCGACGATGATGGCAAACATCGACCCCCATTTTGTTGTCAACAGTTCACCCATATTGGGCACGATGTGGAGTACCTCGAACAATTTGGCGACTATCCCGTTTTGACCGTCAAACAAAAACTTCCACATCAAGGCGGAAATGACCGTGGGAATGGCCCAAGGAATCAACACGGAAGCACGTACCCAGCCTCGTCCGATAAATTGCTTGTTCAACAACATCGCAATCCATAAGCCGAACACCAACTCCAAAGCGACGGAGATCACGGTAAACACCAGTGTGTTTTCCAACGAAGCCCACATCCGCGGGTCTTGAGCAAATTGTCGATAGTATTGGAGTCCGACATAGTTGGGTGAAATCAACGCGGATTGAAACCCGTCCGTCAAACCGATAACGTCTCTCGGTTTCTGAAGTACGCCTTGTTTTTTCATATCTTCCAGTTCAGTGCGAATGTGCGAAAGCGACTGTTTCACCTTTTGTGCGGTCTCGTTTTGGATGTTGGCATACTTCAAGTCGGGCGGAACCGGCTTAAAGTCCGTGAGCAAATCGTTTACTTGATCGTAACGCTTTTTTACCCCTTTTTCCTGGTTGAGAAGATCGCTCAGTTTTTGCACTTCATCCCGTATGGCCTGCAGCCGGTCTTTCTGTGCTTTGGCGTGCTGAATTTCAGAATCCAGAGCACTGATCAAAAACGGAGCAGTATTGAGATACCCTTCCATATCGATTCCGTATTGATCGTGTATCTCGGTTTTGGCCGGATTGTTTAACCGCACATCATGTAAGCTGATCCAAAAAGAACGGATCACCGGCCAGATCGCGATCAACAGAATGATGATCAGCGTAGGCAACACGAACAGATAGCCGATCGACCTTTCCGACAACTCCATACGCTTACCGATTTTCATGTTGCGTCACCACTTTGTTGAAGGCTGATCGGGAGGGAGATCCACCACTCCCACTTGGTTCTTTGAAAGAGGCCGGGAGCCGTACCCCGTCTACAACCGGAACGGTGAAACGATCTCCCGGCTCACTATCTCGCGGTCTTTCCATCACTTGTTTACTGTTTTACTACCTGTTTCAGTTTTTGCTCCATGTTCTTTACGGCTTGTTCCGCCGTTTGTTTCCCCACGATGGCTTTGGAAACTTCAATTTGGATGATGTCAGAGATTTTCGGGTAATCCGGGGATACCGGACGAGGCACAGCTGCACTGACTCCTTTGACAAAGTCCTTTTGGGCGAACAACGGGTTGGCATTTTTTACAGCCGGATCATTGTATGCCGGCAGATACGTCGGTGCCGATCCGCCATATTGCGCCGTGATTTTTTGACCTTCCAGACCCGTCATGAATTTCACCAGTTCCCAAGCCTCTTTCGGATGCTTGCTGTATCGGTTGATCCCCGTCATCCATCCGCCCAACGTGGCAGCCGAGCCATGGTCGCCGGCAGGCAACGGAGCGACGCCCACTTTATCCTTCACTTTGGACTGTGCCGGATCTTGCACCAGTGCATACATATACGGCCAGTTGCGAATCAAAGCTGATTGACCTTCCAGGAAGGCGGTATGGGATTCCAGCTCAGTAAAAGTGGTGATATTGCTCGGGACGAAGTCAGATTTGGTCACTTCGAT
This window contains:
- a CDS encoding carbohydrate ABC transporter permease gives rise to the protein MQQKPGFLFYLMIAGFLFIILFPFLWQLITSLKPPGELFGDHAFRPIIDHPTLENYKRVFTQRPFHLYLWNSFVVASLTTVYCIVIASFAAYAIARLHFRGKTVVLGLVLAVSMFPQIATISPIFLFMQSVKLTNSYLGLIIPYTTFALPLAVWNLTTFFQKIPHDLEEAAKVDGATVLQTFRKVIVPLAVPGTFTTAILVFIAAWNEFFFALTINTDEAMKTVPPGIAMFQGQYTVPWGEISAASIIVTIPLVIMVLIFQRRIISGITAGAVKE
- a CDS encoding carbohydrate ABC transporter permease; its protein translation is MKIGKRMELSERSIGYLFVLPTLIIILLIAIWPVIRSFWISLHDVRLNNPAKTEIHDQYGIDMEGYLNTAPFLISALDSEIQHAKAQKDRLQAIRDEVQKLSDLLNQEKGVKKRYDQVNDLLTDFKPVPPDLKYANIQNETAQKVKQSLSHIRTELEDMKKQGVLQKPRDVIGLTDGFQSALISPNYVGLQYYRQFAQDPRMWASLENTLVFTVISVALELVFGLWIAMLLNKQFIGRGWVRASVLIPWAIPTVISALMWKFLFDGQNGIVAKLFEVLHIVPNMGELLTTKWGSMFAIIVADVWKTTPFMALLLLAGLQTIPQSLYEAAEVDGASRFQKFVKITLPLLKPTILVALLFRTLDAFRIFDLVYVLTGGGPGNATETISIYAYKTMFAQMNFGAGSALSVIVFLCVAVISMVFVKVLGTDLVPSGRSK